Proteins found in one Lycium ferocissimum isolate CSIRO_LF1 chromosome 6, AGI_CSIRO_Lferr_CH_V1, whole genome shotgun sequence genomic segment:
- the LOC132060689 gene encoding cytochrome P450 78A7-like yields the protein MDLATRDPNWWVFTLPAFLGSKNILDEYVILSIVLAFCSITLITWACSPGGVAWKNHPNSGIPGPRGFPIIGSLFTLSRGGLAHRSLATAALSHKAKQLMAFSLGSTPAVVSSDPQIAKEILTSPHFADRPIKQSAKSLMFSRAIGFAPNGTYWRLLRRIASSHLFSPKRIAAHETGRQLDCSVMLQNIVSEQSQNGNVSLRKHLQLAALNNIMGSVFGKRYNNDVNSKEPAELQDMMKEGFELLGAFNWSDYLPWLSFFYDHSGIVQRCEALVPRVRKFVKAIIDEHSAASKMVSDNDDFVDVLLSLDGEEKLAEDDMVAVLWEMIFRGTDTTALLTEWVLAELVLHPEAQKKLRHEVDNVTMGKVVTDADVTRMPYLQAVVKETLRVHPPGPLLSWARLSTSDVQLSNGMVVPSQTTAMVNMWTITHDSDVWENPLEFKPERFLVAEGGENVDVRGSDLRLAPFGAGRRVCPGKNLGLVTVMLWVAKLVQHFEFLEDGAHPVDLGEVLKLSCEMKYPLTVVAMQRNVPF from the exons aTGGATTTGGCCACAAGAGACCCCAATTGGTGGGTGTTTACACTACCAGCTTTTCTTGGTTCAAAAAATATTCTTGATGAATATGTTATCCTCTCTATTGTTTTAGCCTTTTGTTCAATCACTCTAATCACCTGGGCTTGTTCTCCTGGGGGTGTAGCTTGGAAAAACCACCCTAATAGTGGAATTCCTGGACCACGTGGCTTTCCGATTATCGGAAGCCTTTTCACTCTGAGCCGCGGTGGCTTAGCTCATCGCTCATTAGCCACCGCGGCTCTAAGTCATAAAGCTAAACAGCTTATGGCGTTTAGCCTTGGTTCAACTCCTGCAGTTGTATCTTCTGACCCTCAAATAGCTAAAGAGATTCTCACTTCACCTCATTTTGCTGACCGTCCCATTAAGCAGTCGGCTAAGAGCCTCATGTTTAGCCGAGCCATTGGGTTCGCTCCTAATGGAACTTACTGGCGTCTACTCCGTCGTATCGCTTCTTCACATCTCTTCTCTCCCAAGCGAATTGCCGCGCATGAGACGGGCCGTCAACTTGACTGTTCCGTTATGTTACAGAATATAGTAAGTGAGCAGTCGCAAAATGGGAACGTCTCTTTGAGGAAGCATTTGCAGTTGGCTGCTTTAAATAATATTATGGGAAGTGTTTTTGGAAAACGCTATAATAATGATGTAAACAGCAAAGAGCCTGCAGAGTTGCAAGATATGATGAAGGAAGGTTTTGAATTATTAGGTGCTTTTAATTGGTCTGATTATCTTCCGTGGCTGAGCTTTTTCTATGACCATTCGGGCATTGTGCAACGGTGCGAAGCTCTTGTGCCACGTGTACGAAAGTTCGTCAAAGCCATTATTGACGAACACAGTGCTGCATCCAAAATGGTGtctgataatgatgattttgtggACGTTTTATTATCTCTTGATGGAGAAGAAAAGCTAGCAGAAGATGACATGGTCGCAGTTCTTTGG GAAATGATTTTTAGAGGGACAGACACCACGGCACTTTTAACGGAGTGGGTGTTGGCGGAACTTGTGTTGCACCCTGAAGCGCAAAAAAAGCTACGACATGAAGTTGATAATGTCACGATGGGAAAAGTTGTGACTGATGCTGACGTTACTCGGATGCCGTACTTACAAGCAGTGGTAAAGGAGACGCTAAGAGTTCATCCGCCAGGCCCACTTCTCTCGTGGGCAAGGCTTTCAACATCAGACGTCCAGCTCAGCAATGGCATGGTTGTTCCTTCCCAAACGACCGCGATGGTTAACATGTGGACTATTACTCATGATTCTGATGTGTGGGAAAATCCGCTCGAATTCAAGCCGGAGAGATTCTTGGTGGCTGAAGGTGGTGAAAACGTGGACGTGAGGGGTAGTGACCTCCGTTTGGCACCGTTTGGGGCAGGGAGGAGAGTATGCCCAGGGAAGAATTTGGGGTTGGTCACGGTCATGCTATGGGTGGCTAAGTTGGTGCAGCATTTCGAGTTTTTGGAGGATGGGGCCCACCCAGTTGACTTGGGAGAAGTTCTGAAATTGTCTTGTGAAATGAAGTATCCTCTCACTGTCGTGGCCATGCAGAGGAATGTTCCATTTTAG